From the Burkholderia glumae LMG 2196 = ATCC 33617 genome, one window contains:
- a CDS encoding NAD(P)/FAD-dependent oxidoreductase translates to MTEMVDCVVIGAGVVGLAAARASARRGWETVIVESESMIGTGTSSRNSEVIHAGIYYSAGSLKARLCVEGRERLYAFCEEHQVPYRRSGKLIVAAEDAQRGTLAELEAAARANGVTDLRRLSGDQARALEPALRCVAALESPSTGIVDSHALMLALLGDAERAGAVIAYRSPVIGGQVLHDGGPAIELEVGGAEPMTLRARRVVNAAGLYAQTVAGGLRGLPPESVPRARYAKGNYYSLAGRAPFSRLIYPVPEPGGLGVHLTLDLANQARFGPDVEWIDEIDFRVDPARAARFYDAIRSYWPELPDEALQPAYAGVRPKLAHPPGGGDDFVIQSARAHGVAGLVNLYGIESPGLTASLAIAEQVIAALDDATQ, encoded by the coding sequence ATGACGGAGATGGTCGATTGCGTCGTGATCGGCGCGGGAGTGGTCGGCCTGGCGGCCGCGCGCGCCAGTGCGCGGCGCGGCTGGGAGACGGTGATCGTCGAGTCGGAATCGATGATCGGCACCGGCACGAGCTCGCGCAACAGCGAGGTGATCCATGCCGGCATTTACTATTCGGCCGGTTCGCTGAAGGCGCGGCTCTGCGTCGAGGGGCGCGAGCGGCTCTATGCATTCTGCGAGGAGCACCAGGTGCCGTACCGGCGCAGCGGCAAGCTGATCGTGGCCGCCGAGGACGCGCAGCGCGGCACGCTCGCCGAGCTCGAGGCGGCCGCGCGCGCCAACGGCGTGACCGACCTGCGGCGCCTGAGCGGCGACCAGGCGCGCGCGCTCGAACCGGCCCTGCGCTGCGTGGCGGCGCTCGAATCGCCGTCCACCGGCATCGTCGACAGCCACGCGCTGATGCTCGCGCTGCTCGGCGACGCCGAGCGCGCCGGCGCCGTGATCGCCTATCGTTCGCCCGTGATCGGCGGCCAGGTGCTGCACGACGGCGGCCCCGCGATCGAGCTCGAGGTGGGCGGCGCCGAGCCGATGACGCTGCGCGCGCGGCGCGTGGTGAACGCGGCCGGGCTCTACGCCCAGACGGTGGCCGGCGGGCTGCGCGGCCTGCCGCCCGAGTCGGTGCCGCGCGCGCGCTACGCGAAGGGCAACTACTATTCGCTGGCGGGCCGCGCGCCGTTCTCGCGGCTCATCTATCCGGTGCCGGAGCCGGGCGGGCTCGGTGTCCATCTGACGCTCGATCTGGCCAATCAGGCGCGCTTCGGCCCCGACGTCGAATGGATCGACGAGATCGACTTCCGCGTCGATCCGGCCCGCGCCGCGCGCTTCTACGATGCGATCCGCAGCTACTGGCCGGAGCTGCCCGACGAGGCATTGCAGCCGGCCTACGCCGGCGTGCGGCCGAAGCTGGCGCACCCGCCCGGCGGCGGCGACGACTTCGTGATCCAGTCGGCGCGCGCGCACGGCGTGGCCGGCCTCGTCAACCTGTACGGCATCGAGTCGCCGGGGCTGACGGCCTCGCTCGCGATCGCCGAGCAGGTGATCGCGGCGCTCGACGACGCTACGCAGTGA
- a CDS encoding Nramp family divalent metal transporter has translation MPLPTIPTAPFCPAEVKGSITIDSRAPWFAKLRRFAGPGLLIAIGYMDPGNWATDIQAGSQFGYALLWVVAFSSLAAIFLQMLAARLGLVAGRDLAQASYERYGRFGKWLQWVTAEISIIACDIAEVLGCALAFKLLLGVPVAWGIVLTALDTVIVLGLQGKGFRQIEAIVLGLIGTMAFCFVAQLALLPIDWHAVAAGLVPGDPGHDRKDAIVLALGIVGATIMPHNLYLHSSVVQTRRVVGGAGGPIRDTLAMVRVDTWVSLLIAMGVNAAILILAGAAFHAAGHTGVTDIEQAYQLITPLVGGGAALLFGIALLASGQSSTLTGTIAGQVIMDGFLQVKIPCYQRRLITRALALVPALIGVLVLGDGAVGKLLVWSQVLLSLQLPFAMWPLIRSVSDERLMRGNAIGRPTRLFAWLLFAVIGGTNLLLITGVIG, from the coding sequence ATGCCGCTCCCGACCATACCGACCGCCCCCTTCTGCCCCGCCGAAGTGAAGGGCAGCATCACGATCGATTCGCGCGCACCGTGGTTCGCCAAGCTGCGCCGCTTCGCCGGGCCGGGCCTGCTGATCGCGATCGGCTACATGGACCCCGGCAACTGGGCCACCGACATCCAGGCCGGCTCGCAGTTCGGCTATGCGTTGCTGTGGGTGGTGGCGTTCTCCAGCCTCGCCGCGATCTTCCTGCAGATGCTGGCCGCGCGGCTCGGCCTGGTCGCCGGCCGCGATCTCGCGCAGGCCAGCTACGAGCGTTACGGCCGGTTCGGCAAGTGGCTGCAGTGGGTGACGGCCGAGATCTCGATCATCGCCTGCGACATCGCCGAGGTGCTCGGCTGCGCGCTCGCATTCAAGCTGCTGCTCGGCGTGCCGGTGGCATGGGGCATCGTGCTGACCGCGCTCGACACGGTGATCGTGCTCGGGCTGCAGGGCAAGGGCTTCCGCCAGATCGAGGCGATCGTGCTGGGCCTGATCGGCACGATGGCGTTCTGCTTCGTCGCGCAGCTCGCGCTGCTGCCGATCGACTGGCACGCGGTGGCCGCGGGCCTGGTGCCCGGCGATCCGGGCCACGACCGCAAGGACGCGATCGTGCTGGCGCTCGGCATCGTCGGGGCGACCATCATGCCGCACAACCTCTACCTGCATTCGTCGGTGGTGCAGACGCGCCGCGTGGTGGGCGGCGCGGGCGGGCCGATCCGCGACACGCTGGCGATGGTGCGCGTCGACACCTGGGTGTCGCTGCTGATCGCGATGGGCGTGAACGCGGCGATCCTGATCCTGGCCGGCGCCGCGTTCCATGCGGCCGGCCATACCGGCGTGACCGACATCGAGCAGGCCTACCAGCTGATCACGCCGCTGGTGGGCGGCGGTGCCGCGCTGCTGTTCGGCATTGCGCTGCTGGCCTCGGGGCAGAGCTCGACGCTGACCGGCACGATCGCCGGGCAGGTGATCATGGACGGCTTCCTGCAGGTGAAGATTCCCTGCTACCAGCGCCGACTGATCACGCGCGCGCTGGCGCTGGTGCCGGCGCTGATCGGGGTGCTGGTGCTCGGCGACGGCGCGGTGGGCAAGCTGCTGGTGTGGAGCCAGGTGCTGCTGAGCCTGCAACTGCCGTTCGCGATGTGGCCGCTGATCCGCTCGGTCAGCGACGAGCGGCTGATGCGCGGCAACGCGATCGGCCGGCCCACGCGGCTGTTCGCGTGGCTGCTGTTCGCCGTGATCGGCGGCACCAACCTGCTGCTGATCACCGGCGTGATCGGCTGA
- a CDS encoding LysR family transcriptional regulator, with protein MIRELKTFLSVVRHGTFARAGAQVGLTQSAVSAQIQRLEDELGFALFDRTGRSARLNAAGRRTVERAEELLTAYARLADQGPAAEDRGLLRIGAIASAQTALLVRAIVPFRERAPGWRVRVIPGVSLNLLAQVDSGEVDGAVLIRPPFALPAELTWRALVHEPFVLLVPRALRHEQARVLLRREPFVRYDRNSFGGRIVDRWLRKVRLSVHDVIELDELQAIVELVGCGVGVALVPLASALRLPRTVAALPLGDEPPMREIGYVERAGARPDAAAAFAECLAAAVREPAAAPPRRGRSAAS; from the coding sequence ATGATCCGTGAACTGAAAACCTTTCTGTCGGTGGTGCGCCACGGCACCTTCGCGCGCGCCGGCGCGCAGGTCGGCCTCACGCAGTCGGCCGTCAGCGCGCAGATCCAGCGGCTCGAGGACGAACTCGGCTTCGCGCTGTTCGATCGCACCGGCCGCTCGGCCAGGCTGAACGCGGCGGGACGGCGCACCGTCGAGCGTGCCGAGGAACTGCTGACCGCCTACGCGCGGCTCGCCGACCAGGGCCCGGCCGCGGAGGACCGCGGCCTGCTGCGGATCGGCGCGATCGCCTCGGCGCAGACCGCGCTGCTGGTGCGCGCCATCGTGCCGTTTCGCGAGCGCGCGCCGGGCTGGCGCGTGCGCGTGATCCCGGGCGTGTCGCTGAACCTGCTCGCGCAGGTCGATTCGGGCGAGGTGGACGGCGCGGTGTTGATCCGCCCGCCGTTCGCGCTGCCGGCCGAGCTGACCTGGCGCGCGCTCGTGCACGAGCCGTTCGTGCTGCTGGTGCCGCGCGCGCTGCGCCACGAGCAGGCCCGCGTGCTGCTCAGGCGCGAACCGTTCGTGCGCTACGACCGCAACTCGTTCGGCGGGCGCATCGTCGATCGCTGGCTGCGCAAGGTCCGACTGAGCGTGCACGACGTGATCGAGCTCGACGAACTGCAGGCGATCGTCGAACTGGTGGGATGCGGCGTCGGGGTGGCGCTGGTGCCGCTCGCGAGCGCGCTGCGCCTGCCGCGCACGGTGGCGGCCCTGCCGCTCGGCGACGAGCCGCCGATGCGCGAGATCGGCTATGTCGAGCGCGCCGGCGCACGCCCCGATGCGGCCGCGGCGTTCGCCGAATGCCTGGCGGCGGCGGTGCGCGAGCCGGCCGCGGCGCCGCCACGCCGCGGTCGATCGGCGGCCTCGTAG
- a CDS encoding mechanosensitive ion channel domain-containing protein: MRQILFGWLLAIVVTSAQAAAPAAASAPAVPVLTPQQAQQALSVLENPRQRAQFESTLRAIAAAGALSTPAVPASAAHAAPAASAASAASSPTAFLSNGLASQLMHQGSHWAAQIGRALRDSMRSLLDVGSVGAWWRAKLTHADERADFVSFLQLIVAALAPALLIEWFARRLLRRALAALAARRAGGGPAGEPSAGASHASADGSPEPAAAAADAAALAAAGTGASPAPPPDAADQARRAELASRGRGQALRHSTLLQRVPRALVSLALRAVSLLLFVGVATLMMSIVTDDDTPAALAIGSLVDIYVICRAVTIGSRLFFQPDAPQLRLLHIGDTWAAFAQRWIRRIVLVIGGCSAVVETAGSFGLSDAGHVALMKAVALVGHVMVSILILQCSRPVAAWIRAQSAGRPSLAVFGNALADAWAPVAIFVVMALWFVWALDVHNGYHVLIALGGRSIAVMIGMRIVSIVVFGALVRLFERHGDDHGTVVHRHAYRYYPLLRQVVSVLVGIVTLLLLLQIWGVPVMRAFEAGTIGHRLASALVTIAIAALVALLVWESANISIERRLDRWTHQGNLMRAARLRTLLPMLRTLLFVLIALVVVLTGLSELGVNVGPLLAGASIFGVALGFGSQKLVQDFITGIFLLMENAMQVGDWVTLAGVSGTVEYLSIRTVRLRASDGSLHTVPFSSVSTVNNTNRGLGNAAVKVSILHSEDIDRAVETLKEIGAALREDPKYKDGILSDFAYWGVDSVDGAAITMSGQMQCRDSGRWGVQREFNRRIAVLFAERGIRIANPQRTVYARDPGEAGDDDRRGEAGDGPHDGRPEARSGPPPAGGADASSAREQAGKPSAAAPDAPPPSKS; encoded by the coding sequence ATGCGACAGATCCTTTTCGGCTGGCTGCTCGCCATCGTCGTCACGTCGGCCCAGGCGGCCGCGCCCGCCGCGGCCTCGGCCCCGGCAGTACCGGTGCTCACGCCGCAGCAGGCGCAACAGGCGCTCTCGGTACTCGAAAATCCGCGCCAGCGCGCGCAATTCGAATCGACGCTGCGCGCGATCGCCGCCGCCGGGGCGCTCAGCACGCCCGCCGTGCCGGCCAGCGCCGCCCATGCGGCCCCCGCCGCGAGCGCGGCATCGGCCGCCTCGAGCCCCACCGCGTTCCTCAGCAACGGACTCGCCTCGCAGCTGATGCATCAGGGCTCGCACTGGGCCGCGCAGATCGGCCGCGCGCTGCGCGACTCGATGCGCTCGCTGCTCGACGTGGGCTCGGTGGGCGCCTGGTGGCGCGCGAAGCTCACCCATGCCGACGAGCGCGCAGATTTCGTCAGCTTCCTGCAATTGATCGTCGCGGCGCTGGCGCCCGCGCTGCTGATCGAATGGTTTGCGCGCCGGCTGTTGCGGCGCGCGCTCGCGGCACTGGCCGCGCGCCGCGCCGGCGGCGGCCCGGCCGGCGAGCCGTCGGCCGGGGCCTCGCACGCGTCGGCCGACGGCTCGCCGGAGCCGGCCGCGGCCGCGGCCGACGCCGCCGCGCTCGCCGCGGCCGGCACCGGCGCGAGCCCCGCGCCGCCGCCCGACGCGGCCGATCAAGCGCGGCGCGCGGAACTCGCCTCGCGCGGGCGCGGCCAGGCGCTGCGCCACAGCACGCTGCTGCAACGCGTGCCGCGCGCGCTGGTGAGCCTCGCGCTGCGTGCGGTTTCGCTGCTGCTGTTCGTCGGCGTGGCGACCCTGATGATGTCGATCGTGACCGACGACGACACCCCCGCCGCCCTCGCGATCGGCTCGCTGGTGGACATCTACGTGATCTGCCGCGCGGTGACCATCGGCTCGCGGCTGTTCTTCCAGCCCGACGCGCCGCAGCTGCGGCTGCTGCATATCGGCGACACCTGGGCCGCGTTCGCGCAGCGATGGATCCGCCGCATCGTGCTGGTGATCGGCGGCTGCTCGGCGGTGGTCGAGACGGCCGGCAGCTTCGGCCTCAGCGACGCGGGCCATGTCGCGCTGATGAAGGCGGTGGCGCTGGTCGGCCACGTGATGGTGTCGATCCTGATCCTGCAGTGCAGCCGGCCGGTGGCCGCCTGGATTCGCGCGCAGAGCGCCGGGCGGCCGTCGCTCGCAGTGTTCGGCAACGCGCTCGCCGACGCCTGGGCGCCGGTGGCGATCTTCGTCGTGATGGCGCTCTGGTTCGTCTGGGCGCTCGACGTCCACAACGGCTACCACGTGCTGATCGCGCTCGGCGGGCGCTCGATCGCGGTGATGATCGGCATGCGCATCGTCTCGATCGTGGTGTTCGGCGCGCTCGTGCGCCTGTTCGAGCGGCACGGCGACGACCACGGCACGGTGGTGCATCGCCATGCCTACCGCTACTACCCGCTGCTGCGGCAGGTGGTGTCCGTCCTGGTCGGCATCGTCACGCTGCTGCTGTTGCTGCAGATCTGGGGCGTGCCGGTGATGCGCGCGTTCGAGGCCGGCACCATCGGCCATCGCCTCGCCTCCGCGCTGGTGACGATCGCGATCGCGGCGCTGGTCGCGCTGCTGGTGTGGGAGAGCGCGAACATCTCGATCGAGCGGCGCCTCGACCGCTGGACCCACCAGGGCAACCTGATGCGCGCCGCGCGGCTGCGCACGCTGCTGCCGATGCTGCGCACGCTGCTGTTCGTGCTGATCGCGCTGGTGGTGGTGCTGACCGGCCTGAGCGAGCTGGGCGTCAACGTCGGGCCGCTGCTGGCCGGCGCGAGCATCTTCGGCGTGGCGCTCGGCTTCGGCTCGCAGAAGCTGGTGCAGGATTTCATCACCGGCATCTTCCTGCTGATGGAGAACGCGATGCAGGTGGGCGACTGGGTCACGCTGGCGGGCGTGTCGGGCACCGTCGAATACCTGTCGATCCGCACCGTGCGGCTGCGCGCCAGCGACGGCTCGCTGCACACGGTGCCGTTCAGCTCGGTGTCCACCGTCAACAACACCAATCGCGGGCTCGGCAACGCGGCGGTGAAGGTCAGCATCCTCCACAGCGAGGACATCGACCGCGCGGTCGAAACGCTCAAGGAGATCGGCGCCGCGCTGCGCGAGGACCCCAAGTACAAGGACGGCATCCTGTCGGATTTCGCGTACTGGGGCGTCGATTCGGTGGACGGCGCGGCGATCACCATGTCGGGCCAGATGCAGTGCCGCGACAGCGGACGCTGGGGCGTGCAGCGCGAGTTCAACCGGCGCATCGCCGTGCTGTTCGCCGAGCGCGGCATCCGCATCGCGAACCCGCAGCGCACCGTCTACGCGCGCGACCCGGGCGAGGCCGGCGATGACGACCGGCGCGGCGAGGCCGGCGACGGCCCGCACGACGGCCGGCCTGAGGCGCGCAGCGGGCCGCCGCCGGCCGGCGGCGCGGACGCGTCGTCGGCCCGCGAGCAGGCCGGCAAGCCCTCCGCGGCCGCGCCCGACGCGCCGCCGCCGAGCAAATCCTGA